TGAGCGGCTGCTTCGCCGCGAGGTTGAGGTGCGGACGCAGATGGCGCGCGATCTCCACGACGGCCCCGCGCAGCAGGTTGCCGTCGCCGAACTCAACGTGCAATACGTGCGGCGGGTGGCCGAGCGAGCGCCGGAGCAGTTGTCCCGCGCGCTGGATGGCCTGGCCGAGCAGCTACGGCGCGCGACGCAAGATCTGCGCACGGTGCTGTACGAGCTGCGTCCGCTGGGCATCGCCGAAGAGGGCCTGGTGGTCGTGCTGCACAAGTACGTCGCGCGCTTCTACCGATCGGACGAGCTGCTGATTCACCTGGACGCGCCCACGAGCCTGCGGCGGCTTCCGGTCGAGGCCGAGTCCGCCGTGTTTATCATCATTCAGGAGGCGCTGAGCAACGTTCGCAAGCACGCCGCCGCCAGCGATGTCTGGATCAGGCTGCGCGAGGACGGCGCGGCGCTGGCGATTGAGATCCGCGATAATGGCCGGGGCTTCGATGTACAGCACACGCAGGGCAGCTACATGCAGCGCGGCAGCTTCGGGCTGCTGAATATGCGCGAGCGCGCACAACTGATCGGCGGAAGCTGGAGCATTCACTCGCAGCCCGGCCAGGGCACCGCCATGCAGCTCCGCGTGCCCTTCGGCGGCTAGCGCGTCCGCCGATCGCCTGCTCGTCTCGCGATATGTCTCGTCCGACAGCCTGGGGCGGTGCTACCCTGAGCGGCACCGCCCACCCTTGACCCGCTCGCTGCTCCGGTTCCAGCCGCTATCTATGACACATATGTTCAGATCTGTGCTCTTGGGCAGGAGCAGTATGCTATAATCGCGGCGATCGTTACGAGCGGCGAGCAAGCGGCTAGCTGTCACATGGGAGCAAATCTGTGGCGACGGAACCACATACGCGGCGGCATTACGTCAGTATTGCCGGAAATATCGGTGTCGGCAAGTCGACGCTGGTCGGCATCCTGGCGGATGTGTTCGGCTGGCAGCCCTACTACGAGCTGGTCGCCGACCATCCGTATCTGGATGACTACTACGCCGACCGTGAGCGCTGGGGCTTTCACTCGCAAATCTGGTTTTTGTCGCAGCGCTTCGAGCAGCAGCAGGAGATTGCCGACACGCCGATCTCGGTCGTGCAAGATCGCTCGATGTACGAGGACTACGAGGTTTTCGTCAAAGGCTTGCTGGAGCAGGGCATTCTCTCGCACCGCGATTTTCGCACCTATCGGCGGCTGTACCAGGCGCTCACCCACTCGGTCGCGCCGCCGACTCTGATGATCTATCTGCGCGCCAACGTCACAACCCTGACAAAGCGGATCAATGGCCGGGCGCGATCGTCCGAGAGCACGATCCCGCGCTCGTACCTGGAGCATCTTAACCGGCGCTACGAGGAGTGGCTGCGGCGCTTCGATCTCTGCCCCGTGGTGACGATCGAAACCGACGATCTGGATGTGGTGAATGTGGCCGAGGATCGCCAGCAGGTGATCGACACGCTGCGCTCGGTGCTGGGCATGCGCGGCGAGGCCGAGATGCAGCTTAATTTGCCCGGCATCGACCGGGCGGCGCTGATCGGCTGAGGAGCGGGATACACAGCACCACCGCTCGATCGTGAAGGCGATCGAGCGGTGTTCGATTCTACGAGCCGGTTTGTTGCTAGGGCAGCGCTACAAAGCTGCTGAGGAAATCGCGCGTCGACTGGGTATCGAGGCGGTAGATCACGTTGGTTGCCCAGCACTGGATGTCGCCGGTAATGGTGATGCCGGCGATGATGTCGGTGGTGCCGAGGAAGTTGGGACCGCCCGAATCGCCGTAGCAGGTGCCGCTATCGCCCGTGGCATTGTTCTGCGAGAGGCGCATAAAGGTCTTGTTGAGCGCGTTGAAGCGCGATGTGGACATGCGCCGATCGACATTGTCGGTGAAGACCGGACGACCATTGCCCCGCGTTGGCTCCAGCGTGCCATAGCCCACGGCGGTGAAGGTCTGGTCCTTCAGCCCGTTCTGTGCCGCCATCTGATCGAACAGTCCAGCGGTTGGCAGGCGAGCGGGCGTCAGATGGGTTATCGGCTGATCGAGGACGATCACGGCGATGTCGCCGGTATCATCCTGGCGCTGGCTGTAGGCCGGGTTGGTGTACATCACGCCGGGATACAGCGTCGCCGTCGCCGGATCGAAGTGCGAGTCGAACGTAACCCACACCTCGCTAATGCCGCGCGACTCAAGAAAGGCGGTGCAGTGCGCAGCCGTTAGAAACACCGTCGGCGAGATCAGCGTGCCGGAGCACAGCAGGTCTTTCTCGCCGGACGGACGCCACTCCGCGACGATCGCGCCGACATTGGGGTGACGATTGCCGTCTAGCTCGCCATAGGTGATCGCTCTGGCGGGCGCGATCGTGGCGAGCAGCGCGGCAACAAGCGACAGGACGACGATCATAGTTCTCCGCATCGTTTCCTCCTTGGATACCCGGCGGACACTAACGGATCCTGCTGGCTTACATGTGGCTAGAGGATGCGAGGTGCGATGATCAGGGATGTATACAGCATCCGAGTGCGTGTGACGAGTCTGGGTCTTGTGGTTGATACAGGCGATTCGTAAGAGGTCTGTGGTGGGATTATACCACACCCCGTGACGTGTGTATGAATCTTCGGCGGTCGATCGGCGCGGCGAACGTTTTGGTGCTCAGCCCCGGATACACGAACGCGCCTCGATGCTGAATCGGGGCGCGTTGGCGATGAGTAAGCTGATCGGGCTAGCGGCTACGGCAGCGTGACATAATTGCCAAGGAAGGCACGAGCCGACGCCGTATCGGTGCGATAGTCGACGTTGGTCGCCCAGCACTGCGAGTCGCCGGTCGTCGTCACTGCGGCAAGGATGTCGGTGGTGCCGAGGAAGTTCGGGCCGCCCGAATCGCCG
The window above is part of the Herpetosiphonaceae bacterium genome. Proteins encoded here:
- a CDS encoding deoxynucleoside kinase, producing MATEPHTRRHYVSIAGNIGVGKSTLVGILADVFGWQPYYELVADHPYLDDYYADRERWGFHSQIWFLSQRFEQQQEIADTPISVVQDRSMYEDYEVFVKGLLEQGILSHRDFRTYRRLYQALTHSVAPPTLMIYLRANVTTLTKRINGRARSSESTIPRSYLEHLNRRYEEWLRRFDLCPVVTIETDDLDVVNVAEDRQQVIDTLRSVLGMRGEAEMQLNLPGIDRAALIG
- a CDS encoding trypsin-like serine protease → MRRTMIVVLSLVAALLATIAPARAITYGELDGNRHPNVGAIVAEWRPSGEKDLLCSGTLISPTVFLTAAHCTAFLESRGISEVWVTFDSHFDPATATLYPGVMYTNPAYSQRQDDTGDIAVIVLDQPITHLTPARLPTAGLFDQMAAQNGLKDQTFTAVGYGTLEPTRGNGRPVFTDNVDRRMSTSRFNALNKTFMRLSQNNATGDSGTCYGDSGGPNFLGTTDIIAGITITGDIQCWATNVIYRLDTQSTRDFLSSFVALP